One genomic window of Methanosarcina acetivorans C2A includes the following:
- a CDS encoding DUF2206 domain-containing protein, whose product MSFIEKIINSDVKKFIIIVFSIQFALVGSIILDFLNFPIPILRQVMGFIFLTFVPGLIIYRIFKLQKLSFFESVACIIGLSLLFVMFSGFFINEFHSSILPNPISSISLTLILCAIVSILSLLYYMSDKDKNTSDVLHLGNTEDSLSLSLLFLCTIPFFSIFGSYLINFFHTNVLMILFVILICGVPILITFTDLLPKRLYPFAIFIISISILYHNSLSSTFLDGWDIHDEYYFSNLVMMHSLWDFTIPSNINAMLSIVMLAPIYSEICNLELTYVFKIIYPFLFSIVPVGIYHISQKQGINDKISFLSVFYFISIYTFYTEMLALARQQIAELFLVLIFIIMLSNLDLFKKRVLLVLFTFGLITSHYGLSYLTILFMPVGYLFMIYVLKAKSDTYTINFMLIFFVSASIWYLYLSGGSLFETIVNIFSHIYATIMMEFFATKSVELATSNSPFLSGQILKILYLLSQFFVIIGFVRVFVKSKYFRISSEYFSFSFILLLVLITSFFTSFTGMNIHRLYHITSIFLAVFCVIGGITFIHLIYNALNKKWSEESFKHSLRILSVFFAMFMIFNIGLGQEIIHDNPTSVSINREWIQNSDNLEYQYFLYKMHFPIQDVFSIKWLSKNRNLQTKIYADLSSTDLLFSSYGMIPNETRLSNNTKVEQGSYIYLRYPNVHYGLMFGPKQGMKWNIVDNPILLDQKNLIYSNQDNFIYKY is encoded by the coding sequence ATGAGTTTCATCGAAAAAATAATCAATAGCGATGTTAAAAAATTTATAATTATTGTATTTTCTATACAATTTGCACTTGTAGGTTCAATTATATTGGACTTTCTGAACTTTCCGATTCCAATCTTAAGGCAAGTAATGGGTTTCATTTTTCTTACTTTTGTACCTGGGCTTATTATTTATAGAATCTTCAAGCTGCAAAAACTAAGTTTTTTTGAATCAGTTGCATGTATTATTGGTCTGAGTCTATTATTCGTAATGTTCTCAGGATTTTTTATAAACGAGTTTCACTCTTCTATTCTACCAAATCCAATTTCATCTATTTCTCTAACTTTAATTTTATGTGCTATAGTATCTATTTTATCTCTTCTATACTATATGAGTGATAAGGATAAAAATACGTCTGATGTGTTGCATTTAGGTAATACAGAAGATTCATTATCTTTATCTCTATTATTTTTATGTACGATTCCATTTTTCAGTATCTTTGGAAGTTATCTCATTAACTTTTTTCATACTAACGTCCTTATGATTTTATTTGTTATCTTGATTTGTGGGGTACCAATTCTAATCACATTTACAGATTTATTGCCAAAGCGTCTATATCCTTTTGCAATATTCATAATTTCAATTTCAATTTTATACCATAATTCATTGTCATCCACTTTTTTAGATGGATGGGATATTCACGATGAATATTATTTTTCGAACCTTGTTATGATGCACTCTTTATGGGACTTTACAATACCCTCAAACATTAACGCAATGTTAAGTATTGTAATGCTTGCCCCCATATATTCAGAGATATGCAATTTAGAGCTGACATACGTATTTAAAATAATATATCCCTTCCTCTTCTCGATAGTACCTGTTGGAATTTACCACATATCTCAAAAACAGGGAATTAATGACAAAATTTCTTTCCTGTCAGTATTTTATTTCATATCTATATACACATTTTATACAGAGATGCTGGCATTAGCAAGACAACAAATTGCAGAATTGTTTTTAGTTTTAATCTTCATAATTATGTTAAGTAATTTAGATCTGTTTAAAAAACGGGTTTTGCTAGTTTTATTTACATTCGGTTTAATCACGTCTCACTATGGTTTGTCTTATTTGACTATTTTATTCATGCCAGTAGGATATCTATTCATGATTTATGTTTTAAAAGCTAAGAGTGATACCTATACGATTAATTTTATGCTTATATTCTTTGTTTCTGCATCTATCTGGTATCTTTATCTATCTGGCGGATCCCTATTCGAAACAATAGTTAATATATTTAGTCACATTTACGCAACTATAATGATGGAATTTTTTGCAACAAAATCAGTTGAACTGGCTACCAGTAATTCTCCTTTTTTGAGTGGGCAAATTTTAAAGATACTATATCTGCTGTCTCAATTCTTTGTAATTATTGGATTCGTGCGAGTATTTGTTAAATCAAAATATTTTAGAATTTCCAGTGAATATTTTAGTTTCTCGTTCATTCTTCTACTTGTACTAATCACTTCATTTTTCACTTCTTTTACAGGTATGAATATCCACAGGTTGTATCATATTACATCAATTTTTTTAGCAGTTTTTTGCGTGATTGGTGGGATTACTTTTATTCATTTAATTTATAATGCTCTCAATAAAAAATGGTCTGAGGAATCTTTTAAGCACTCATTAAGAATCTTGTCTGTTTTTTTTGCAATGTTTATGATTTTTAATATCGGACTTGGTCAGGAAATAATACATGATAACCCTACTTCGGTTTCTATTAATCGAGAATGGATACAAAATTCAGATAATCTCGAATATCAGTACTTCCTCTACAAAATGCATTTTCCCATTCAAGATGTTTTCAGTATTAAATGGTTATCAAAAAATAGAAACTTACAGACAAAGATATACGCTGATTTGTCATCGACAGACCTATTATTTTCCAGTTATGGTATGATTCCTAACGAGACCAGATTATCCAATAACACGAAGGTAGAACAAGGTTCCTATATTTATTTAAGGTATCCTAACGTCCATTATGGTCTCATGTTTGGGCCAAAACAGGGGATGAAGTGGAACATTGTTGATAACCCCATACTACTTGATCAAAAAAATCTTATTTATTCAAACCAGGATAATTTTATATATAAATATTAA